One genomic window of Pempheris klunzingeri isolate RE-2024b chromosome 12, fPemKlu1.hap1, whole genome shotgun sequence includes the following:
- the cst3 gene encoding cystatin C (amyloid angiopathy and cerebral hemorrhage), with amino-acid sequence MWKSVFPVLAAVLAVGLCGIIGGPQDIDVTDEGAQNALNFAVTQHNRGSNDLYLSQVAEVVKVQRQVVSGMKYIITVKMAKTPCRKGSINEVCAIHQDQEMARPYQCTFTVWSRPWLDDIRVDEKC; translated from the exons ATGTGGAAGAGCGTGTTTCCCGTTCTGGCGGCGGTCCTGGCCGTCGGCCTGTGCGGCATCATTGGGGGCCCGCAGGACATCGACGTCACGGACGAGGGGGCGCAGAACGCCCTGAACTTCGCTGTTACCCAACACAACAGGGGCAGCAACGACCTGTACCTGAGCCAGGTGGCGGAGGTGGTGAAGGTCCAGAGACAG GTGGTGTCTGGCATGAAGTACATCATCACTGTGAAAATGGCCAAGACCCCCTGCAGAAAGGGCAGCATCAATGAAGTGTGCGCCATCCACCAGGACCAAGAAATGGCTCGG cCTTACCAGTGCACATTCACAGTGTGGAGCCGCCCATGGCTGGATGATATAAGGGTGGATGAGAAATGCTAG
- the LOC139210581 gene encoding glycine N-acyltransferase-like protein 3, with translation MSTDMSTDRSTDRRTDRILELSREQLRMAENQLRRDLPQSLQVYGCLVLRNRSDQVGLDPVQVLVDRWPDFSVIVCKPQYVQKGDLFKDTLVFARDEAALEETIRKSAVVDWTRHLCLGINVRHMDIFKAVAAEKDVPSSKLAVCHMMILEDESRLPSVDSSGISLSSLDESHTDLVNQMWKFGQNNEAVRMIRNMLANFPSCCVLDAEAKPVSWILTYASCAMGMLYTLPGHRGKGYAKVLVSTMARRLQADGYPVYCFIEEENTVSYRLFKNLGFTEDPSYRVAWFGFNDL, from the exons ATGAGCACAGACATGAGCACAGACAGgagcacagacaggaggacagacaggatcCTGGAGCTGAGCAGGGAGCAGCTGAGGATGGCTGAGAACCAGCTGAGAAGAGATCTACCTCAGTCACTGCAG gttTATGGCTGTTTGGTCCTCAGAAACCGATCCGACCAGGTGGGACTAGATCCTGTGCAGGTTCTTGTGGACAGGTGGCCGGACTTCAGCGTCATCGTCTGCAAGCCGCAGTATGTACAG AAGGGTGATCTGTTCAAAGACACTCTGGTCTTTGCCAGAGATGAAGCCGCCCTCGAGGAGACCATAAGGAAGTCTGCTGTCGTTGACTGGACCAGACATCTGTGTCTGG GCATCAATGTTCGCCACATGGATATATTCAAAGCGGTGGCGGCAGAGAAAGACGTGCCCAGCAGTAAACTGGCAGTGTGTCACATGATGATATTAGAGGATGAGTCCAGGCTTCCCTCCGTGGACAG CTCGGGGatctctctcagctctctggATGAATCGCACACCGATTTGGTGAATCAGATGTGGAAGTTTGGACAGAACAACGAGGCCGTCAGGATGATCCGCAACATGCTGGCAAACTTCCCGTCCTGCTGCGTGCTGGATGCAGAAGCTAAGCCGGTGTCCTGGATCCTAACGTACGCGTCCTGTGCCATGGGGATGCTGTACACGCTGCCCGGGCACAGAGGGAAAGGCTACGCCAAAGTGCTGGTCAGCACCATGGCCAGGAGGCTCCAGGCTGACGGATACCCGGTGTACTGCTTCATCGAGGAGGAGAACACGGTCTCCTACCGGCTCTTTAAAAACCTGGGCTTCACCGAGGATCCCTCGTACAGGGTGGCTTGGTTTGGATTCAATGATCTTTAA
- the LOC139210582 gene encoding glycine N-acyltransferase-like protein 3, translating to MKVLNREELQLAEGVLLTHLPKSLKVYGFLFGINRNKPSTLQTVVDSWPHFKVIICRPDPQNKRALEFMKKVTYFSTDEQVLRKMLTEENAVDWSTYFLMAGFDMSHAPLLREVSSDREVNNRGYTLVHLLYLPDSSHLLTPAVDSELESRISSLNLSHVELVNKTWKFGGNEKGRRNITNLIDNFPSCCITDSQGRPLAWILLYDYCAMGMLYTLPEHRGKGYAKVLVSTMARRLQADGYPVYCFIEEENTVSYRLFKNLGFTEDPSYRAGWFEFNF from the exons ATGAAGGTCCTAAACAGAGAAGAGCTGCAGCTTGCAGAAGGAGTTCTGCTGACACACCTGCCGAAGAGTTTGAAG gtGTACGGCTTCCTGTTTGGGATCAACAGGAACAAACCAAGCACCCTGCAGACGGTGGTGGACTCCTGGCCACACTTTAAAGTCATCATCTGCCGTCCGGACCCCCAG AACAAGCGAGCCCTGGAGTTCATGAAAAAGGTGACGTACTTCAGCACTGATGAGCAGGTTTTAAGGAAAATGCTGACAGAGGAAAATGCAGTCGACTGGAGCACTTATTTCCTGATGGCAG GGTTCGACATGTCCCACGCCCCCCTGCTCAGAGAAGTGTCCTCAGACAGAGAGGTCAACAACAGAGGCTACACTTTAGTGCATCTTCTGTATCTGCCAGACAGCAGCCACCTGCTCACGCCAGCGGTCGACAG TGAGCTTGAATCAAGGATTTCATCTCTTAACCTTTCTCATGTCGAGCTGGTGAATAAAACCTGGAAGTTTGGGGGGAACGAAAAGGGTCGCAGGAACATTACAAACCTCATCGACAACTTCCCGTCCTGCTGCATCACCGACAGCCAGGGTCGGCCGCTGGCCTGGATCCTGCTGTATGATTACTGTGCCATGGGGATGCTGTACACGCTGCCCGAGCACAGAGGGAAAGGCTACGCCAAAGTGCTGGTCAGCACCATGGCCAGGAGGCTCCAGGCTGACGGATACCCGGTGTACTGCTTCATCGAGGAGGAGAACACGGTCTCCTACCGGCTCTTTAAAAACCTGGGCTTCACCGAGGATCCCTCGTACAGGGCGGGATGGTTTGAGTTCAACTTTTGA